A DNA window from Daucus carota subsp. sativus chromosome 3, DH1 v3.0, whole genome shotgun sequence contains the following coding sequences:
- the LOC135151561 gene encoding uncharacterized protein LOC135151561 yields the protein MCAQNFEHYTHYLHPLSLIITVHLVLLINIPVYNAQLDYGKYYSECSNNATLRCGETTLGPIIYPFWGQNIRPSYCGLEGFEFSCENNEIPVIDIGSGNKYRVADIYPLAGEIILNRYAHKLEETCAPKFSSTTLNTKLFEYGPGTEDLYMFYGCPLDLHVRLKLGIPNNFTCRTREKHTQVIFGVESHLKDDLHRLNKLCEPPIRVPVNWTDIENLPTDVNRLLEQLSERSFVIHHKINYTACQDCLGPGRVCWNGAEVGVNSSCLSKPVKPSRQVKPGKPQDGRLKIGIGSPLFTSILIN from the exons ATGTGTGCACAAAACTTTGAACACTACACACATTATTTGCACCCCTTGAGCTTGATCATTACAGTGCACCTTGTATTACTTATCAACATCCCAGTTTATAATGCTCAACTTGACTACGGGAAGTACTACTCGGAGTGCAGCAACAATGCCACTCTCAGATGCGGCGAGACGACACTCGGTCCCATAATCTACCCTTTCTGGGGACAAAATATTCGACCTTCGTATTGCGGTCTTGAAGGATTTGAGTTCAGTTGTGAAAATAATGAGATTCCTGTTATAGATATTGGTTCAGGCAACAAGTATCGTGTAGCAGATATCTATCCACTTGCTGGGGAGATCATCTTAAATCGTTATGCTCATAAATTGGAAGAGACTTGTGCTCCAAAGTTCAGTAGCACCACATTAAACACAAAACTGTTCGAGTACGGTCCAGGCACAGAGGATCTCTACATGTTCTACGGGTGTCCCCTTGACCTACATGTACGACTTAAGTTGGGAATTCCCAAcaattttacttgcagaactcGTGAGAAGCATACACAAGTTATTTTTGGGGTGGAATCACATCTCAAAGATGATCTTCACAGGCTTAACAAATTGTGCGAACCTCCTATCAGAGTCCCAGTTAACTGGACTGACATTGAGAATCTGCCCACGGATGTAAATCGGCTGCTGGAACAACTATCAGAGCGGAGTTTTGTTATTCATCACAAAATAAACTATACAGCATGTCAAGATTGTTTGGGACCTGGTAGAGTGTGTTGGAATGGCGCAGAGGTTGGAGTAAATTCCAGTTGTCTGTCCAAGCCAGTGAAGCCAAGCAGACAAGTGAAGCCAG GTAAACCTCAGGATGGGAGATTAAAGATTGGCATAGGTAGTCCATTGTTCACTTCAATTCTTATTAACTGA
- the LOC108211235 gene encoding rust resistance kinase Lr10, with the protein MLLLLLFIFICYHRIKTRHESSSYPKDVEAFIRNYASSKPCRFRYATLKKITTSFKYELGKGGYGNVYKGRLTDGRVVAVKVLNETKGNGEEFINEVASIGRTSHVNVVTLLGYVYEGKKRALIYEYMPNGSLEKFIHGTTPSLKGQILSWEKLYNIAIGIARGLEYLHCGCNTQILHFDIKPHNILLDKDFCPKISDFGLAKLYNREKSILSSIMHARGTIGYIAPEVISRNFGPVSHKSDVYSYGMMILEMVGGRKNVDARAARTSEIYFPRWVYKHIHDNEETSSADNITEEENHVVRKMMIVGLWCIQTNPAHRPSISKVMEMFEGDSAALEMPPKPYMCSPPSSP; encoded by the coding sequence ATGCTTCTCTTGTTATTGTTCATCTTCATCTGCTATCATCGGATCAAAACCAGGCATGAATCATCTTCCTATCCAAAAGATGTCGAGGCTTTCATCAGGAACTATGCATCTTCAAAACCCTGCAGATTTAGATACGCTactctaaaaaaaataacaacttCTTTTAAATATGAATTAGGCAAAGGTGGGTATGGAAATGTTTATAAAGGCCGTTTAACAGATGGTCGAGTCGTGGCAGTGAAGGTTTTAAATGAAACAAAAGGAAATGGAGAGGAATTTATAAATGAAGTTGCAAGCATTGGCAGGACTTCTCATGTCAATGTTGTCACTCTACTGGGATATGTTTACGAAGGTAAGAAGCGAGCTCTTATATATGAGTATATGCCTAATGGATCTCTGGAAAAGTTCATCCATGGAACTACTCCTTCATTGAAAGGTCAAATTCTCAGCTGGGAAAAGTTGTACAACATTGCAATTGGAATAGCTCGAGGGCTGGAGTACCTGCATTGTGGCTGCAACACACAAATTTTACATTTTGACATTAAGCCACATAATATCCTTCTTGACAAGGATTTTTGCCCAAAGATATCTGATTTCGGCCTGGCAAAGTTGTACAATAgggaaaaaagtatattatctTCTATAATGCATGCTAGAGGAACCATTGGCTATATTGCTCCTGAAGTAATTAGTAGAAATTTTGGACCAGTGTCACATAAGTCTGATGTCTATAGCTACGGGATGATGATTCTGGAAATGGTTGGAGGAAGGAAAAACGTTGATGCTAGAGCAGCTCGCACTAGTGAAATATATTTTCCCAGATGGGTTTACAAGCATATCCatgataatgaagaaacaagttctGCAGATAATATAACGGAAGAGGAAAACCATGTAGTACGGAAGATGATGATCGTGGGACTGTGGTGCATACAGACTAATCCAGCACACAGACCATCAATTAGCAAGGTGATGGAAATGTTTGAAGGTGATTCAGCAGCTCTGGAAATGCCACCCAAGCCATACATGTGTTCTCCACCCTCTTCACCATAA
- the LOC108213736 gene encoding LEAF RUST 10 DISEASE-RESISTANCE LOCUS RECEPTOR-LIKE PROTEIN KINASE-like 1.4 codes for MYVLVVSLNPITVIISIHLFLLINIPFLEAQALNHTKYYSDCSSATTVRCGEATYDQIHYPLWGENIRPKYCGLEGFELSCENTNLVIDIGYGNKFRVAKIFRSGMMIERYGDDHLNDTTCDPKFNNTILNEKLFEYGQNTKDLYMFYGCPLELHIPVRSGNRNNFTCRNGDKRKQVVFGVQSLLGDYFDRLNKSCKTYIRVPVNGFYLEIFSDVGSMPLEDLLASSFGVHYKINHTACSDCGKSGGECWKNTDLGVDPKCLRQPGYAVGSSYQVPQKGNNTVSGRKIIIAASAAGGGMLLLLSVLLLLVLLILCFRKKTKNGSSGVSQYVSSNNVLSESEKAGTYMGIPTFSYSELEEATNNFDSNYELGNGGFGTVYKGKLRDGREVAVKRVYENSFKRVEQFMNEITILTGLRHPNLVVLYGSTSHECKVLLLVYEYIPNGTIADHLNRDSAQPGKLTWNTRMSIAIETASALLYLHVSDVIHRDVKTTNILLDNSFRVKVADFGLSRLFPTNVTHVSTVPQGTPGYVDPEYYQCYQLTDKSDVYSFGVVLIELISSMPAVDISRHRHEINLANLAIKKIQGDALHELVDPTLGFESDEEVRKMIMDVAELALRCLQNERELRPSMEEVHRSLKEIQRTDCAKEILRI; via the exons ATGTATGTTCTGGTAGTCTCCTTAAACCCCATCACCGTGATCATCTCTATCCATCTGTTTTTACTGATAAACATCCCATTTCTTGAAGCTCAAGCGCTTAACCATACAAAATACTACTCAGATTGCAGCAGCGCTACTACTGTAAGATGTGGGGAGGCAACATACGACCAAATACACTACCCTTTGTGGGGAGAAAATATTCGACCCAAGTATTGCGGTCTTGAAGGATTTGAGCTCAGTTGTGAAAATACTAATCTTGTTATAGACATTGGTTATGGTAACAAGTTCCGAGTAGCTAAAATTTTTCGCTCTGGAATGATGATAGAACGCTATGGTGATGATCATTTGAACGATACTACTTGTGACCCTAAATTCAATAACACAATATTGAATGAAAAGCTGTTTGAGTACGGTCAGAATACCAAAGATCTCTATATGTTCTACGGGTGTCCACTTGAACTACATATACCAGTGAGGTCTGGGAATCGGAATAATTTTACTTGCAGGAATGGTGATAAGAGAAAACAAGTTGTTTTTGGGGTGCAATCACTTTTGGGAGATTATTTTGACAGGCTTAACAAATCCTGCAAAACTTACATCAGAGTACCAGTTAATGGTTTTTACCTTGAGATATTCTCCGATGTAGGATCTATGCCCCTGGAAGATCTTTTAGCTTCGAGTTTTGGTGTTCATTACAAAATAAACCACACAGCGTGCTCAGATTGTGGAAAATCAGGCGGAGAGTGTTGGAAGAACACAGATTTAGGAGTGGATCCGAAATGCCTTCGTCAGCCAG GGTACGCGGTGGGTAGCTCTTATCAAGTGCCCCAGAAAGGAAACAACACAGTTTCAGGACGGAAGATTATTATAG CAGCTAGTGCAGCAGGAGGTGGCATGCTTCTTTTGTTATCGGTTCTCTTGCTATTAGTTCTCTTAATCCTCTGTTTTCGTAAAAAAACCAAGAATGGTTCATCTGGGGTCTCTCAGTATGTATCGTCTAATAACGTCTTGTCAGAATCTGAAAAGGCAGGGACTTACATGGGAATCCCCACATTCTCTTATAGTGAACTAGAAGAGGCCACCAACAATTTCGATTCTAATTATGAACTTGGCAATGGAGGATTCGGGACAGTATACAAAG GCAAACTTAGAGATGGACGGGAGGTTGCAGTGAAGCGAGTCTATGAAAACAGTTTCAAGAGAGTGGAGCAGTTCATGAATGAGATCACGATCCTCACAGGCTTGCGCCATCCAAACTTAGTGGTCCTCTATGGAAGCACTTCTCATGAATGCAAAGTCCTTCTACTTGTATATGAATACATACCTAATGGCACGATTGCTGATCATCTGAACAGAGATAGTGCACAACCTGGTAAACTTACATGGAATACAAGAATGAGCATTGCCATAGAAACGGCTAGTGCATTGTTGTATCTTCATGTTTCAGATGTCATCCACCGAGACGTGAAGACCACAAACATTCTGTTAGACAACAGTTTTCGTGTCAAAGTTGCAGATTTTGGCTTGTCGCGTTTATTCCCAACCAATGTGACACACGTTTCAACAGTCCCACAAGGCACTCCAGGATATGTGGACCCTGAGTACTATCAATGCTACCAGCTTACAGATAAAAGTGATGTTTATAGTTTTGGAGTCGTTTTGATTGAGCTTATCTCATCAATGCCTGCTGTTGATATCAGTAGGCATCGGCATGAGATTAATTTAGCTAACTTGGCAATAAAGAAGATCCAAGGCGATGCATTACACGAGCTCGTGGATCCAACTTTAGGCTTTGAATCAGATGAAGAGGTAAGAAAGATGATCATGGATGTGGCTGAGTTGGCACTAAGGTGTTTGCAAAATGAGAGGGAACTGAGACCATCAATGGAGGAAGTACATAGATCTCTTAAAGAAATTCAGAGAACAGACTGTGCTAAAGAAATTTTGAGAATTTGA
- the LOC108210646 gene encoding protein NPG1, whose amino-acid sequence MSGSTLAESGQLDNDLGVRQLSANGSRMKTSVVEEKLDEGNIQEAESALREGLSLNFEEARALLGRLEYQRGNVEGALRVFDGIDLQAAIQRMQSSITEKIPSKKGRSRGESMHAVPQNAAGLVLEAVYLKAKSLQKLGRLTDAAQECKSVLDAVEKMFARGISDVSVDNKLQETVSHAVELLPELWKLANCYPEAMSAYRRALLSRWNLDNECCSRIQKNFAVFLLYSGVEVGPPSLAVQIDGSYVPRNNMEEAILLLMVLLRKCCLGHAPWDPSVIEHLTYALSVCSQTSVLAKEIEEILPGLLHRTDRWKLLSLCFSASGQIENALNLLRKTLRKHENADDTVSLLLAAKMCSSNTFLAAEGLGYALRATDNAQGVHKHLEGAGLRVQGLCLGKLAKVSSSDSERSHLQSEALKSLDRAFSLEPNNSDLIFELGVQYAERRNLSAALRYAKQYIDITGGSVLRGWRLLALVLSAQKRYPEALVVIDTALDETAKWEQGSLLRMKAKLKISQSLHVDAIETYRYLLALVKVQRKSYGTNRIPFQAEDDRVNEYEVWHGLANLYSSLSHWGDAEICLDKARALVKYSAETLHTEGLMFQRRGQIKEALAAYVNALLLEPSYVPCKILISSVLAKMGPKMLPHVKTLLTDALKTEPTNRMAWYQLALIHKDDGRLADAADCFQAAAMLEESDPIESFSSIL is encoded by the exons ATGTCAGGAAGTACACTAGCTGAATCAGGGCAGCTTGATAATGATTTGGGAGTTCGACAACTTAGTGCAAATGGGAGTAGAATGAAAACATCTGTAGTTGAAGAAAAGCTCGATGAAGGGAACATTCAAGAAGCAGAATCTGCCTTGCGTGAGGGTTTGTCACTCAATTTTGAG GAAGCACGAGCTCTTCTTGGGAGGTTAGAATATCAAAGAGGAAATGTTGAAGGTGCTCTCCGTGTTTTTGATGGTATTGATCTTCAAGCTGCTATACAGAGAATGCAATCATCTATTACTGAAAAAATACCTTCTAAGAAGGGCCGTTCTCGGGGTGAATCTATGCATGCAGTCCCACAAAATGCTGCTGGGCTGGTGCTTGAAGCTGTTTATTTAAAAGCCAAATCTCTTCAAAAGCTTGGGCGATTAACTG ATGCTGCTCAGGAATGTAAAAGTGTTCTTGATGCTGTTGAGAAGATGTTCGCTCGAGGAATATCTGATGTATCAGTTGATAATAAGTTACAAGAGACAGTTAGCCATGCTGTTGAGCTCCTGCCGGAACTTTGGAAGCTAGCTAATTGTTATCCGGAAGCAATGTCTGCATATCGCCGTGCTCTTCTTAGTAGATGGAATCTTGACAATGAATGTTGTTCAAGAATTCAGAAAAACTTTGCTGTCTTCTTGCTATATAGTGGAGTGGAGGTTGGTCCACCAAGTTTAGCTGTTCAAATTGACGGTTCATATGTGCCTCGAAACAATATGGAAGAGGCCATTTTACTTCTGATGGTACTCTTGAGAAAGTGTTGCCTTGGTCATGCTCCATGGGATCCATCAGTTATCGAGCACCTTACCTATGCTCTATCTGTATGCAGCCAAACGTCTGTATTAGCAAAGGAAATAGAGGAGATCTTGCCTGGATTGTTACATCGAACTGATCGATGGAAATTATTGTCCCTTTGCTTTAGTGCTTCTGGACAGATTGAAAATGCCTTAAATCTACTCAGAAAGACTCTCCGCAAACACGAAAATGCAGATGATACTGTGTCATTGTTGTTGGCTGCAAAAATGTGCAGTAGTAATACCTTTCTTGCTGCTGAGGGACTGGGATACGCCCTGAGGGCCACTGATAATGCTCAAGGGGTACACAAACATTTAGAGGGTGCTGGTTTGCGTGTGCAAGGTCTTTGTTTAGGAAAACTAGCCAAAGTTTCTTCTTCAGATTCTGAGAGGTCACATCTTCAGTCTGAAGCATTAAAGTCATTGGATAGGGCATTTTCTTTAGAGCCTAATAACTCAGATCTTATTTTTGAGTTGGGTGTTCAATATGCAGAGCGTCGGAATTTAAGTGCCGCATTGCGTTATGCCAAGCAGTATATTGACATAACTGGAGGATCTGTACTCAGAGGTTGGAGATTACTTGCTTTGGTTTTGTCAGCTCAAAAACGCTACCCGGAGGCCCTAGTTGTCATTGATACGGCTTTGGATGAGACTGCAAAGTGGGAACAAGGATCTCTCCTGCGGATGAAGGCAAAGCTTAAAATATCACAGTCTTTACATGTAGATGCCATTGAAACTTATCGTTACCTCCTCGCTTTAGTTAAAGTTCAAAGAAAATCTTATGGCACTAATCGAATTCCATTCCAG GCTGAAGATGACAGAGTTAATGAATATGAAGTTTGGCATGGTCTTGCTAATTTATACTCCAGCCTTTCACATTGGGGAGATGCAGAGATCTGCTTGGATAAAGCTAGAGCACTTGTAAAATATTCGGCGGAGACGTTGCACACAGAAG GTCTTATGTTCCAAAGGCGTGGACAAATTAAGGAAGCTTTAGCTGCTTATGTGAATGCTCTTCTGCTGGAACCAAGTTACGTACCTTGCAAGATTTTGATCAGCTCTGTGTTGGCAAAAATGGGTCCAAAGATGCTACCACATGTTAAAACATTACTGACAGATGCATTGAAGACTGAACCTACAAACCGTATGGCCTGGTATCAGTTGGCACTAATTCACAAGGATGATGGACGACTGGCTGATGCTGCGGATTGCTTCCAGGCGGCTGCGATGCTGGAAGAATCTGATCCCATTGAAAGCTTTAGCTCCATTCTTTGA
- the LOC108210918 gene encoding kinesin-like protein NACK1 has product MTIRNPGTPVSKIDRTPASTPGGSKSREEKIVVTVRLRPLNKREQSAKDQVAWECIDEHTIVYKPLSQERVAQPSSFTFDKVFSPASYTENVYEDGVKNVALSALMGINATIFAYGQTSSGKTYTMRGITEKAVYDIYKHIVNTPERDFRIRISGLEIYNENVKDLLNSDSGRNLKLLDDPEKGTVVEKLVEETANDDQHLKSLIRICEAQRQVGETALNDTSSRSHQIIRLTIESTLRENSDCVRSYVASLNFVDLAGSERASQTNSDGVRLREGCHINLSLMTLTTVIRKLSVGKRSGHIPYRDSKLTRILQHSLGGNARTAIICTLSPASSHVEQSRNTLFFATRAKEVTNNAQVNMVISDKQLIKHLQKEVARLEAARTPDPLSEKDYKIQQMEKEIEELRIQRDLAQSQVDELRQKLQEPQVLQLTESRSPNVKKCLSFSGALSPNLMGKEPGYPEKTKNTMARQAMRQSSTAPFTLMHEIKKLEHLQEQLGEEANRALEVLQKEVACHRQGNQDAAETIAKLQAEIRDMCAVRPAPKEVEVESVVSVNKSISANLKDEITRLHSQGSNIAELEEQLENVQKSIDKLVMSLPSNADQQCNAETSLKTKNHSKKKKLLPLASSNTANRQNFIRSPCSPLSSTRQVFDSETENRAPECEDNCSNETPLVSGKDAPLKSEDGGDVSSKEGTPYRRTSSVNMKKMQKMFQNAAEENVRSIRQYVTELKERVAKLQYQKQLLVCQVLELEANEAAGYDLENDENMPEIQEESPISWTVTFREQRQQIIELWDVCFVSIIHRTQFYLLFKGDPSDQIYLEVELRRLNWLQQHLAEIGNATPAHTGDEPTISISSSLKALKREREFLAKRLSARLSEEEREALYIKWEVPLEGKQRRIQFINKLWTNPHDSNNVQESADIVANLVGLRQSGNLSKEMFELNFVPPSDKRPWIMGWSNPISNLLNL; this is encoded by the exons ATGACAATCAGAAACCCTGGTACACCAGTTTCGAAAATAGATAGGACACCTGCATCTACCCCTGGAGGGAGTAAAAGTAGGGAAGAGAAGATAGTGGTCACGGTTAGATTGAGACCATTGAATAAAAGAGAGCAATCTGCAAAAGATCAAGTAGCATGGGAATGCATCGATGAACACACGATTGTGTACAAACCGTTGAGTCAGGAACGTGTTGCCCAGCCGTCTTCATTCACATTCG ATAAAGTTTTCAGTCCTGCTTCTTATACTGAAAATGTGTACGAGGATGGAGTGAAGAACGTTGCATTGTCTGCTTTGATGGGAATTAATG CAACTATTTTCGCATATGGTCAAACTAGCAGTGGAAAGACATACACAATGAGAGGGATCACAGAAAAGGCCGTTTATGACATTTACAAGCATATAGTTAAC ACTCCGGAGAGAGATTTTCGAATAAGAATTTCAGGGCTTGAGATCTATAATGAAAATGTAAAGGACCTGCTGAATTCTGATTCTGGGCGTAATCTAAAGCTTCTAGATGATCCAGAG AAAGGAACTGTTGTAGAGAAATTGGTAGAAGAAACAGCAAATGATGACCAACATTTAAAAAGTTTGATCAGAATTTGTGAGG CACAAAGACAAGTAGGTGAAACTGCCCTAAATGATACTAGCTCAAGGTCTCACCAGATAATAAGGCTG ACAATTGAAAGCACACTCCGTGAAAATTCAGACTGTGTGAGGTCTTATGTTGCTAGCTTG AACTTTGTAGATTTAGCCGGAAGTGAAAGAGCGTCACAAACAAATTCAGATGGGGTTAGGCTCAGAGAAGGATGCCATATTAACCTCAGTTTGATGACTCTTACAACTGTTATCAGGAAGCTCAG TGTTGGAAAAAGAAGCGGTCATATACCATATCGAGACTCAAAGCTCACACGCATATTACAGCACTCACTCGGTGGTAATGCACGCACTGCCATCATATGCACTTTAAGTCCTGCGTCTAGCCATGTGGAGCAATCCCGAAATACACTTTTCTTTGCTACCCGAGCCAAGGAAGTAACGAATAATGCCCAAGTAAATATG GTTATATCTGACAAGCAGCTGATTAAGCATTTACAGAAGGAAGTAGCTAGGTTAGAAGCAGCACGCACACCAGATCCACTAAGTGAAAAAGATTACAAAATTCAGCAG ATGGAGAAAGAAATTGAGGAACTGAGGATTCAAAGAGATCTTGCGCAGTCTCAGGTTGATGAGTTGCGACAAAAACTTCAAGAACCACAG GTTTTACAGCTGACTGAGTCCCGCAGTCCAAATGTTAAAAAATGTCTCTCATTTTCTGGGGCCTTATCACCTAACCTTATGGGCAAGGAACCAGGGTATCCAGAAAAGACAAAAAATACAATGGCAAGACAGGCCATGAGGCAGTCCTCCACTGCTCCATTCACACTCATGCATGAGATCAAAAAGCTTGAACACCTCCAGGAACAGCTTGGTGAGGAAGCAAATCGAGCACTGGAAGTATTGCAGAAAGAGGTTGCTTGCCATAGACAAGGTAACCAGGATGCTGCAGAAACAATTGCTAAGCTACAAGCAGAAATTAGAGATATGTGTGCAGTTCGACCAGCTCCTAAAGAAGTTGAAGTCGAAAGTGTTGTTTCTGTTAACAAAAGTATCAGTGCCAACCTCAAGGATGAAATAACCAGACTTCACTCACAAGGAAGTAACATTGCAGAGCTTGAGGAGCAGCTTGAAAATGTTCAGAAGTCGATTGACAAATTGGTCATGTCTCTTCCAAGCAATGCAGACCAACAGTGCAATGCTGAAACATCTTTGAAGACCAAAAATCATTCTAAAAAGAAAAAGCTGCTTCCTCTAGCATCAAGCAACACAGCCAACAGGCAAAACTTCATAAGGTCTCCGTGTTCTCCATTATCATCTACAAGGCAAGTGTTTGATTCTGAGACCGAAAATAGAGCTCCGGAATGTGAAGACAATTGTTCCAATGAAACTCCATTAGTTTCGGGAAAAGATGCTCCACTAAAGAGTGAGGATGGTGGTGATGTTTCATCGAAGGAAGGTACTCCATATCGCCGTACAAGTTCTGTTAACATGAAGAAAATGCAAAAGATGTTTCAAAACGCAGCTGAAGAGAATGTTAGAAGTATAAGGCAATATGTAACAGAGCTCAAAGAACGTGTTGCCAAGCTGCAATACCAAAAGCAATTACTTGTCTGCCAG GTGCTTGAGCTGGAGGCAAATGAAGCAGCAGGGTATGACTTGGAGAATGATGAGAACATGCCTGAAATACAAGAGGAGTCTCCAATATCATGGACTGTTACTTTTAGGGAACAAAGGCAGCAGATCATTGAGCTATGGGATGTTTGTTTTGTCTCTATTATTCATAGGACTCAGTTCTACTTGTTATTTAAAGGAGACCCTTCTGATCAGATATACTTGGAAGTCGAGCTTAGGCGATTGAATTGGCTACAGCAGCACTTGGCTGAAATTGGTAACGCGACCCCAGCTCATACTGGAGATGAGCCAACCATCTCCATATCTTCAAG TCTTAAAGCATTAAAGCGTGAACGGGAATTTCTTGCAAAGAGATTATCTGCTCGGCTAAGTGAGGAAGAAAGAGAAGCTTTATACATAAAATGGGAAGTTCCATTAGAAGGGAAGCAGAGGAGAATACAGTTCATAAACAAGCTTTGGACAAATCCACATGATTCTAACAATGTACAGGAGAGTGCTGACATAGTTGCAAACCTCGTTGGTTTACGTCAGAGTGGTAACTTGTCTAAGGAGATGTTTGAGCTGAACTTTGTGCCTCCATCTGACAAGAGACCATGGATCATGGGCTGGTCCAACCCTATCTCCAACCTTCTCAATTTGTGA